The Haloplanus sp. CK5-1 genome segment GATGGTCCCCCGCAGTTCCGACCGGTCGACACCCTGTTGGTCGCCGATGGCAACGTACATCGCCAGCAGGATCGCCGCCGGCGCGTTGATCGTCATGCTCGTCGACACCTCGGAGAGCGGGATGCCGTCGAACACCGTCTCCATGTCCCGCAGCGTGTCGATGGCGACGCCCGACTTGCCCACCTCGCCTGCGGCCATCGCGGCGTCGGAGTCGTATCCCATCTGGGTCGGCAGGTCGAACGCCATCGAGAGGCCGGTCTGTCCCTCGTCGAGCAGGTAGTTGAACCGCTCGTTGGTCTCGGCAGCCGTTCCCATGCCCGCGTACTGGCGCATCGTCCACAGGCGGCCGCGGTACATCGTCGAGTAGACGCCGCGGGTGTACGGCTCCTCGCCCGGGACACCCACGTCCTCGCGGTAGTCCAGATCGGCGACGTCGGCCGGCGTGTAGAGGGGATCGACTTCCTGCCCGCCCGTGTCGGTCGTGAAGACGTCCTTGCGTTCCCCGAACCGATCCACGGTCGGCCCGTACGAGTCGGCCTCCCAGTCGGCCTTGGCCTCGCGGATGGTGTCGAGATCGTCGGGGTCGAACATACCCGGGTCGAGGAGTGCCGCGAACTTATACTGTTGGCTGCCCGTCGGCCGGGATCCTCGACACGGCCCACTGGCTGGCATCTCGGAACCGGGACGGTCGACAGCACTGCGCCGTCGACTGCGACGGTTCCCGCCAGTTGAGAATCTGCGGTGCGGTTACGTTCGTAACACGCTGACTGACAGGTGGAGGCAAGGCCAATGGAATTTCAGACACACGCGCCGATCGACGCCCTCGCACAGGTACAGCCCGGGCCACACGGCCCCCACCCCGGGCCACACTGGGGCGGTGGACCGATGAGCGGCGGGGCGATGGGCGGCGCGGGTGCAGTCGGCGGGTTCGGTGGCTGGCTCGCGCTCCTGTTCGTCGGCCTCCTGCTCGCCGCGCTCGTCGCCGCGCTGGCGTACGCGTGGACCCGTAGTGCGGATCGCGGTGACGACGGGGCGATGGCCACCCTCCGCGAGCGGTACGCCGCCGGCGACCTCGACGACGAGGAGTTCGGCCGTCGACGGGAGCAGCTCCTCGACGGTGACTAGCCTCCGAGCGCGAGCCGATCGTCCCGCGGCCTCCGATTTTCTCGGCTGATAATTTCCCCGGTCGGTTTTTCACCGTCGAATGTTCCCCAGCTGATATGCGCGAACGGACCGAATCAGCGGTTGCCCCGGGGTGCTCACGGCCGATCCGATCGGCGGAGGAGGTGGATCGATGACGTGGGTTCCGTCCGCCGTCACCGACAGTTACCTGAAACGATTCGCGGCGATCGTCGCAGTGGTTCTCGTCGTCGTCGCCGGTGTGGGGGTCTTCTTCCAGGGACAGATCGCGGCGGAACTCCGCCACGAACAGCAGGCGGAACTGCGGACCGTCGCCGAACTCGAAGCCAACGCGGTCGGGGAGTGGATCGACCGCAACAGCGAGAACACGCGGTTACTGTCCGAGTTCCGAGAAGTAGAAACGGACGACCGGGACCGAATCGACGCCACGCTCGACTCGGAACTGGATCGGATGCCCGAGTCGACCCATTCGATCCACTACGTCGACCTCAACTCGGACACCATCGTCGAGAGCACCGACGACGACCGTCTCGGAGCTAGTGTCGGGGGCGTGCAGTGGGCGCGTGGCTCCCTCGAGGAGTTCTACCACCGTGACTCCTCGTCGGTGGCCGTCTCCAGAGCCTACCGACAGGGCGGCGTCACGCTCATCGCGTTCGTCAGCCGGGTCGAAGGGACCGAAAAGGCGATCATGGTGACCGTCGACGCAAACGAGCGAGCAACCGGGTTCCGGACGCCGACGGAGAGCGGCTTCACGCAGGTCGTCGACGGCGAGGGCGTCGTCCCACTGGCACAGGACGACGACGTGGTGCTCCAGGAGTACGAGCACGGTATGGGTCACGTCCGGATGGCCCGAGACGGTAAGACCGGGACGATGGACATGACCGACATGAACATGGTCGCCGGCTACGCGCCGGTCCCGGTCGAGGGCACCGACTGGGTCGTCGTCACGCACGCCCCACGCTCGGAGGCGTTCGCGCTCGTCGG includes the following:
- a CDS encoding SHOCT domain-containing protein: MEFQTHAPIDALAQVQPGPHGPHPGPHWGGGPMSGGAMGGAGAVGGFGGWLALLFVGLLLAALVAALAYAWTRSADRGDDGAMATLRERYAAGDLDDEEFGRRREQLLDGD